A genomic stretch from Numida meleagris isolate 19003 breed g44 Domestic line chromosome 2, NumMel1.0, whole genome shotgun sequence includes:
- the MYC gene encoding myc proto-oncogene protein, with the protein MPLSASLPSKNYDYDYDSVQPYFYFEEEEENFYLAAQQRGSELQPPAPSEDIWKKFELLPTPPLSPSRRSSLAAASCFPSTADQLEMVTELLGGDMVNQSFICDPDDESFVKSIIIQDCMWSGFSAAAKLEKVVSEKLASYQAARREGGPAAASRPARPGTTGPTRPPAGPAASAGLYLHDLGAAAADCIDPSVVFPYPLSERAPRAAPPGASPAALLGDDTPPTTSSDSEEEQEEDEEIDVVTLAETNESESSTESSTEASEEHSKPHHSPLVLKRCHVNIHQHNYAAPPSTKVEYPAAKRLKLDSGRVLKQISNNRKCSSPRTSDSEENDKRRTHNVLERQRRNELKLSFFALRDQIPEVANNEKAPKVVILKKATEYVLSIQSDEHRLIAEKEQLRRRREQLKHKLEQLRNSRA; encoded by the exons ATGCCGCTCAGCGCCAGCCTCCCCAGCAAGAACTACGATTACGACTACGACTCTGTGCAGCCCTACTTCTACTtcgaggaggaggaggagaacttCTACCTGGCGGCGCAGCAGCGGGGCAGCGAGCTGCAGCCGCCCGCCCCGTCCGAAGACATCTGGAAGAAGTTTGAGCTCCTGCCCACGCCGCCCCTCTCGCCCAGCCGCCGCTCCAGCCTGGCCGCCGCCTCCTGCTTCCCCTCCACCGCCGACCAGCTGGAGATGGTGAcggagctgctggggggggaCATGGTCAACCAGAGCTTCATCTGCGACCCGGACGACGAATCCTTCGTCAAATCCATCATCATCCAGGACTGCATGTGGAGCGGCTTCTCCGCCGCCGCCAAGCTGGAGAAGGTGGTGTCGGAGAAGCTCGCCTCCTACCAAGCTGCCCGCCGGGAGGggggccccgccgccgcctcccgcccggcccggcccggcacTACGGGCCCCACACGGCCCC ccgccggccccgccgcctcgGCCGGCCTCTACCTGCACGACCTGGGCGCCGCGGCCGCCGACTGCATCGACCCCTCGGTGGTCTTCCCCTACCCGCTCAGCGAGCGCGCCCCGCGAGCCGCCCCTCCCGGCGCCAGCCCCGCGGCTCTGCTGGGGGACGACACGCCGCCCACGACCAGCAGCGACTCGG aAGAAGAAcaagaggaagatgaggaaatTGATGTCGTTACATTAGCTGAAACAAACGAGTCTGAATCCAGCACAGAGTCCAGCACAGAAGCATCAGAGGAGCACAGTAAGCCCCACCACAGTCCGCTGGTTCTCAAGCGGTGTCATGTCAACATCCACCAGCACAACTACGCTGCTCCTCCCTCCACCAAGGTGGAATACCCAGCCGCCAAGAGGCTAAAGTTGGACAGTGGCAGGGTCCTCAAACAGATCAGCAACAACCGAAAGTGCTCCAGTCCCCGCACGTCAGACTCAGAGGAGAACGACAAGAGGCGAACGCACAATGTCTTGGAGCGCCAGCGAAGGAATGAGCTGAAGCTGAGCTTCTTTGCCCTGCGCGACCAGATACCCGAGGTGGCCAACAACGAGAAGGCGCCCAAGGTTGTCATCCTGAAAAAAGCCACAGAGTACGTTCTGTCCATCCAATCGGACGAGCACAGACTGATCGCAGAGAAAGAGCAGTTGAGGCGGAGGAGGGAACAGTTGAAACACAAACTTGAGCAGCTAAGGAACTCTCGTGCATAG